A single region of the Pseudomonas sp. B21-023 genome encodes:
- a CDS encoding cytochrome ubiquinol oxidase subunit I produces MFGLEALELARIQFAFTVSFHILFPAITIGLASYLAVLEGLWLKTGDNTYRDLYHFWSKIFAVNFGMGVVSGLVMAYQFGTNWSQFSDFAGSITGPLLTYEVLTAFFLEAGFLGVMLFGWHRVGRGLHFFATCMVALGTLVSTFWILASNSWMQTPQGYEIVNGQVIPVDWFAVIFNPSFPYRLMHMATAAFVATAFFVGASAAWHLLRGRDNPAVRKMLSMAMWMALVVAPIQAVIGDFHGLNTLKHQPVKIAAIEGHWENKPGEPTPLILFGIPDMQAETTRFKVEIPALGSLILTHSLDKQVPAMKEFPPEDRPNSTIVFWSFRVMVGLGMLMIFVGLWSLWLRKRGTLYSSRPFLYLTLWMGPSGLIAILAGWFTTEIGRQPWVVYGLMRTADGVSNHSYAQLGFTLVMFVVVYFALFGTGLGYMMRLVRKGPKTGEGEEHTPGGPGQKRTPARPLSAADEGHEADSTRLSKGN; encoded by the coding sequence ATGTTCGGATTGGAAGCCCTAGAGCTCGCCCGAATCCAGTTTGCCTTTACCGTGTCCTTTCACATCCTGTTCCCGGCCATCACCATTGGCCTGGCGAGCTACCTGGCGGTCCTCGAAGGCCTTTGGCTGAAGACCGGCGACAACACCTACCGTGACCTCTATCACTTCTGGTCGAAGATCTTCGCCGTGAACTTCGGCATGGGGGTGGTCTCGGGCCTGGTCATGGCCTACCAGTTCGGTACCAACTGGAGCCAGTTCTCCGATTTTGCCGGTTCCATCACCGGCCCCCTGCTGACCTACGAGGTGCTCACGGCATTCTTCCTCGAGGCCGGTTTCCTCGGCGTCATGCTGTTCGGCTGGCACCGTGTCGGCCGGGGGTTGCACTTCTTCGCCACCTGCATGGTGGCGCTCGGCACGCTGGTGTCGACCTTCTGGATCCTCGCCTCCAACAGCTGGATGCAGACCCCCCAGGGCTACGAGATCGTCAATGGCCAGGTGATTCCGGTGGACTGGTTCGCGGTGATCTTCAACCCGTCCTTCCCCTATCGCCTGATGCACATGGCCACCGCGGCCTTCGTCGCCACCGCGTTCTTCGTCGGCGCCTCGGCCGCCTGGCACCTGCTGCGCGGGCGTGACAATCCGGCAGTGCGCAAGATGCTGTCGATGGCCATGTGGATGGCCCTGGTGGTGGCGCCGATCCAGGCCGTGATCGGCGACTTCCATGGTTTGAACACGCTCAAGCATCAACCGGTGAAGATCGCCGCCATCGAGGGCCACTGGGAGAACAAACCCGGCGAGCCGACGCCGCTGATCCTGTTCGGCATACCCGACATGCAGGCCGAAACCACGCGCTTTAAGGTCGAGATCCCAGCCTTGGGCAGCCTGATCCTGACCCATAGCCTGGACAAGCAAGTGCCGGCGATGAAGGAGTTCCCGCCTGAGGACCGACCCAACTCGACCATCGTGTTCTGGTCGTTCCGAGTCATGGTCGGTTTGGGCATGTTGATGATTTTTGTCGGCCTGTGGAGCCTGTGGCTGCGCAAGCGCGGCACCCTGTACAGCTCGCGGCCGTTCCTCTACCTGACCCTGTGGATGGGGCCGTCGGGGTTGATTGCGATCCTCGCCGGCTGGTTCACCACCGAGATCGGCCGCCAGCCGTGGGTGGTCTACGGGTTGATGCGCACCGCCGATGGGGTGTCCAACCATAGCTATGCGCAGTTGGGGTTCACCCTGGTGATGTTCGTGGTGGTCTACTTCGCGCTGTTCGGCACCGGTCTGGGCTACATGATGCGCCTGGTGCGCAAAGGGCCGAAGACCGGCGAAGGCGAGGAGCACACCCCGGGTGGCCCTGGCCAGAAACGTACGCCGGCGCGGCCGCTGTCCGCCGCCGATGAAGGCCATGAGGCCGACTCCACCCGCCTGAGCAAGGGGAACTGA
- a CDS encoding MFS transporter, producing MSDSAPQLLRHHRPFLAFWLARVFTASGFQMLTVAIGWHLYQLTGNVLDLGLVGLVEFAPRVLFMLHTGHVADRYDRRKVAALCQTLQALIALALALGSVTDNVSRELIFILAFLLGATRSFEMPATQALLPNVVPPGLFPRAVAASASATQSATIVAPAVGGFLYAFGSTWVYGPTVALYLIACLLTLSLDARQQLPQRGRANLESLLAGVRFIRSRPDIFGAISLDLFAVLLGGATALLPVFAKDILLTGAWGLGLLRSAPAVGALLMSLWLARFPVERKVGLIMFASVGVFGVATIAFGLSTSFWFSLAVLVVLGAADMISMVIRGAFVQLETPDEMRGRVSAVNGLFIGASNQLGEFESGLTAHWFGTVPAVVLGGVGTLLVTGVWMKLFPTLTHRDRMHNG from the coding sequence ATGTCCGATTCCGCCCCGCAATTGCTGCGTCATCACCGCCCGTTCCTGGCCTTCTGGCTGGCCCGCGTATTCACCGCCAGCGGCTTCCAGATGCTCACCGTGGCCATTGGCTGGCATCTCTACCAACTGACCGGAAATGTCCTCGACCTGGGCCTGGTCGGACTGGTCGAGTTCGCACCCCGGGTGCTGTTCATGCTGCATACCGGCCATGTCGCCGACCGCTACGACCGACGCAAGGTAGCCGCCCTGTGCCAGACCCTGCAGGCGCTGATCGCCCTGGCGCTGGCCCTGGGCAGCGTCACCGACAACGTCAGCCGCGAGCTGATCTTCATTCTGGCCTTCCTGCTCGGCGCCACCCGTTCGTTCGAGATGCCGGCGACCCAGGCGCTGCTACCCAACGTGGTACCGCCAGGGCTGTTCCCACGGGCCGTGGCGGCGTCGGCGTCGGCCACCCAGTCGGCGACCATCGTCGCCCCGGCGGTCGGCGGCTTTCTCTACGCCTTCGGCAGTACCTGGGTGTACGGCCCGACCGTGGCCCTCTACCTCATCGCCTGCCTGCTGACCCTGAGCCTCGACGCGCGCCAGCAACTGCCCCAGCGCGGTCGGGCCAACCTGGAATCGTTGCTGGCCGGGGTGCGCTTCATCCGCAGCCGCCCGGACATCTTCGGCGCCATCTCCCTGGACCTGTTCGCCGTGCTGCTGGGCGGCGCCACCGCGCTGCTGCCAGTGTTCGCCAAGGACATCCTGCTCACCGGCGCCTGGGGCCTGGGCCTGCTACGCTCGGCGCCGGCTGTGGGCGCGCTGCTGATGTCGCTGTGGCTGGCGCGCTTCCCGGTGGAGCGCAAGGTAGGCCTGATCATGTTCGCCTCGGTCGGCGTGTTCGGGGTGGCGACCATCGCCTTCGGCCTCTCGACCTCGTTCTGGTTCTCCCTGGCGGTGCTGGTGGTGCTCGGCGCGGCGGACATGATCAGCATGGTCATCCGCGGCGCCTTCGTGCAGTTGGAGACGCCAGACGAGATGCGCGGCCGGGTAAGCGCGGTGAACGGGCTGTTCATCGGTGCCTCGAACCAGCTCGGCGAGTTCGAGTCGGGGCTGACCGCGCACTGGTTTGGCACAGTCCCGGCGGTGGTGCTCGGCGGCGTGGGCACGCTGCTGGTGACCGGGGTATGGATGAAGCTGTTCCCGACGTTGACCCATCGCGACCGTATGCATAACGGTTGA
- a CDS encoding NCS2 family permease, with translation MLERLFQLKAHNTNVRTEILAGVTTFLAMAYILFVNPSILGETGMDKGAIFVATCLAAAIGSVTMGIIANYPIALAPGMGLNAFFTYTVVLHMGHTWQVALGAVFLSAVLFFLLSIFRIREWIVNSIPLPLRSAIAAGIGLFLALIALHNAGIVVDNPATLVGLGDLSKPAPILATLGFFLIVALESLKVRGAVLIGILAVTVAAIALGVTPFGGVVSMPPSLAPTFLQLDIAGALDVGLISVIFAFLFVDLFDNSGTLIGVAKRAGLMGKDGHMPKMGRALIADSTAAMAGSLLGTSTTTSYIESAAGVSAGGRTGLTAIVVAILFLLALFFAPLAGSVPAFATAPALLFVAVLMASGLAEINWDDVTEAAPVVVTALAMPLTYSIANGIAFGFIAWTAIKLISGRRHDLNPALVILSILFVIKLGWFPA, from the coding sequence ATGCTGGAAAGGCTGTTTCAACTAAAAGCACACAACACCAACGTGCGCACCGAGATTCTCGCGGGCGTCACCACCTTCCTGGCCATGGCCTACATCCTGTTCGTCAACCCGAGCATCCTCGGCGAGACCGGCATGGACAAGGGCGCGATTTTCGTCGCCACCTGCCTGGCTGCGGCCATCGGCTCGGTGACCATGGGCATCATCGCCAACTACCCGATCGCCCTGGCACCGGGCATGGGCCTGAACGCCTTCTTCACCTACACCGTGGTCCTGCACATGGGCCATACCTGGCAAGTGGCGCTGGGGGCGGTGTTTCTCTCCGCGGTGCTGTTCTTCCTGCTGTCGATCTTCCGCATCCGCGAATGGATCGTGAACAGCATCCCGCTGCCGCTGCGCTCGGCCATTGCCGCCGGCATCGGCCTGTTTCTGGCGCTGATCGCCCTGCATAACGCCGGCATCGTCGTCGATAACCCAGCCACTCTGGTAGGCCTGGGCGATCTCAGCAAGCCCGCGCCGATTCTCGCCACCCTGGGCTTCTTCCTGATCGTCGCCCTCGAATCGCTGAAGGTTCGCGGCGCCGTGCTGATCGGTATCCTGGCGGTGACCGTGGCCGCGATCGCGCTGGGCGTCACGCCGTTCGGCGGGGTGGTCTCGATGCCGCCGTCGCTGGCCCCGACCTTCCTGCAACTGGACATCGCCGGCGCCCTGGACGTCGGCCTGATCAGCGTGATTTTCGCCTTCCTGTTCGTCGACCTGTTCGACAACTCCGGCACCCTGATCGGTGTGGCCAAGCGCGCCGGCCTGATGGGCAAGGACGGCCACATGCCGAAGATGGGCCGCGCCCTGATCGCCGACAGCACCGCCGCCATGGCCGGTTCACTGCTGGGCACCTCCACCACCACCAGCTACATCGAATCGGCGGCGGGCGTGAGTGCCGGCGGACGCACGGGCCTGACCGCCATCGTGGTCGCCATCCTGTTCCTGCTGGCGCTGTTCTTCGCCCCGCTGGCCGGCAGCGTGCCGGCCTTCGCCACCGCCCCGGCGCTGCTGTTTGTCGCCGTACTGATGGCTTCGGGCCTGGCCGAGATCAACTGGGACGACGTTACCGAAGCCGCGCCGGTGGTGGTGACCGCCCTGGCCATGCCGCTGACCTACTCGATCGCCAACGGCATCGCCTTCGGCTTCATCGCCTGGACCGCCATCAAGCTGATCTCCGGCCGTCGCCACGACCTGAACCCGGCGCTGGTGATCCTGTCCATCCTGTTCGTCATCAAGCTGGGTTGGTTCCCCGCATGA
- the trmA gene encoding tRNA (uridine(54)-C5)-methyltransferase TrmA: MSAAYDPAQYDAQLAAKAARLRDLLAPFDTPEPAVFDSPRGHYRLRAEFRLWREGGQRHYAMFAPGEKHKAILIDDFPIASERINALMPRLKVAWQANEDLDNRLFQVEFLTTLAGDAMITLCYHRPLDEAWEAAAQQLAADLGVSVVGRSKGKRVVIGRDYAVEKLDIAGRTFSYRQPEGAFTQPNGAVNQKMLGWAFEAMGERQDDLLELYCGNGNFTLPLATRARQVLATEISKTSVNAALHNLDENGVDNVRLVRLSAEELTQALNEVRPFRRLEGIDLKSYDFGTVFVDPPRAGMDPDTCELTRRFERILYISCNPETLAQNIAQLHDTHRIERCALFDQFPYTHHMESGVLLVRR, from the coding sequence ATGAGTGCTGCCTACGATCCCGCGCAATACGACGCGCAACTGGCGGCCAAGGCCGCCCGCCTGCGCGACCTGCTGGCCCCGTTCGACACGCCGGAGCCGGCCGTGTTCGACTCGCCCCGCGGGCACTACCGCCTGCGCGCCGAGTTCCGCCTGTGGCGCGAAGGCGGCCAGCGCCACTATGCGATGTTCGCCCCGGGCGAGAAGCACAAGGCCATCCTGATCGACGACTTCCCGATCGCCAGCGAGCGCATCAATGCGTTGATGCCGCGCCTGAAAGTCGCCTGGCAGGCCAATGAAGACCTCGACAACCGGCTGTTCCAGGTGGAGTTCCTCACCACCCTGGCCGGTGACGCAATGATCACCCTGTGCTACCACCGCCCGCTGGACGAGGCCTGGGAGGCCGCCGCGCAGCAGTTGGCCGCCGACCTCGGTGTCAGCGTGGTCGGCCGCTCGAAAGGCAAGCGCGTGGTGATCGGCCGCGACTACGCGGTGGAGAAGCTCGACATCGCCGGGCGCACCTTCAGCTATCGCCAACCCGAAGGCGCCTTCACCCAGCCCAACGGCGCGGTGAACCAGAAGATGCTCGGCTGGGCCTTCGAGGCCATGGGCGAACGCCAGGACGACCTGCTCGAGTTGTATTGCGGCAACGGCAACTTCACCTTGCCGCTGGCCACCCGCGCCCGCCAGGTGCTGGCCACCGAGATCAGCAAGACCTCGGTCAACGCCGCCCTGCACAACCTCGACGAGAACGGCGTGGACAACGTGCGCCTGGTGCGCCTGTCGGCCGAAGAGCTGACCCAGGCCCTGAACGAGGTCCGCCCGTTCCGTCGCCTGGAAGGCATCGACCTGAAGAGCTACGACTTCGGCACGGTGTTCGTCGACCCGCCGCGCGCCGGCATGGACCCGGACACCTGCGAGCTGACCCGTCGCTTCGAACGCATCCTGTACATCTCCTGCAACCCGGAAACCCTGGCGCAGAACATCGCCCAGCTGCACGATACCCACCGTATCGAACGCTGCGCGCTGTTCGACCAGTTCCCCTACACCCACCATATGGAAAGCGGGGTGCTGCTGGTTCGGCGCTGA
- a CDS encoding LysR family transcriptional regulator: MDQLSAMQTFRRVVDLGSFSAAAHQAGVSHTVLSRQVKHLERHLGTQLLNRTTRRLQVTEAGALFYRHCTRILEQMQAMNLELSEHQQQPSGTLRLGVATAFGELELGHWLPDFVGRHERLQVELHCSDRFIDLLEEDIDVCLRVTDHLPDSSLVARRLADSEVVLVAAPNYLERHGTPTTPDALAAHPLLGYSRLPHPQRLQLTGPAGERRELLMPQRLSANSPMALRAAAIGGLGIASFDRFIAHDALRDGRLVPVLADWSLPSRTLYAVYPQSRYVAPKVRALLDYVQGYYAEPRLRH, encoded by the coding sequence TTGGACCAGTTGAGCGCCATGCAGACCTTCCGCCGGGTCGTCGACCTCGGCAGCTTCAGCGCCGCCGCCCACCAGGCGGGCGTTTCCCACACCGTGCTGTCGCGCCAGGTGAAGCACCTCGAACGCCATCTCGGCACGCAACTGCTCAACCGTACCACCCGTCGCCTGCAAGTGACCGAAGCCGGCGCGCTGTTCTATCGCCACTGCACGCGGATTCTCGAGCAGATGCAGGCCATGAACCTTGAACTGTCCGAGCATCAACAACAGCCCAGCGGCACGCTGCGCCTGGGTGTGGCCACTGCCTTTGGCGAGCTGGAGCTGGGACACTGGCTGCCGGACTTCGTCGGACGTCACGAGCGATTGCAGGTGGAACTGCATTGCAGCGACCGCTTCATCGACCTGCTGGAAGAAGACATCGATGTCTGCCTGAGGGTCACCGACCACCTGCCCGACTCCAGCCTGGTGGCCCGCAGGCTGGCGGACAGCGAAGTGGTGCTGGTGGCCGCGCCCAATTACCTGGAGCGCCACGGCACGCCGACCACGCCCGACGCCCTGGCTGCCCACCCATTGCTCGGCTACAGCCGCTTGCCGCACCCGCAGCGCCTGCAACTGACCGGCCCCGCCGGCGAGCGCCGGGAACTGCTGATGCCCCAGCGCCTGAGCGCCAATTCGCCGATGGCCCTGCGCGCGGCAGCGATCGGCGGGTTGGGTATTGCCAGCTTCGACCGCTTCATTGCCCACGATGCCTTGCGCGACGGGCGCCTGGTGCCGGTGCTGGCGGACTGGTCGCTGCCCTCGCGCACCTTGTACGCGGTCTACCCGCAGAGCCGCTATGTGGCCCCCAAGGTACGGGCACTGCTCGACTACGTGCAGGGGTACTACGCAGAGCCGAGATTGCGGCATTGA
- a CDS encoding cupin domain-containing protein, whose protein sequence is MKALHTLFAGLSLAAIAITASAAGDTLSSVPDSTSLKWQQVPGTQGAVSYANVEGDLFGKGPYSAYVKFRKGTDNGLHTHSQTLPTVVLSGTFYAVIDGKRVEYPAGAYYKLPANLVHESGCTAAADCLLFQYQANAFDLNPVKG, encoded by the coding sequence ATGAAAGCACTGCACACCCTGTTCGCCGGCCTTTCCCTGGCCGCGATTGCCATCACCGCCAGCGCCGCTGGCGACACCCTGAGCTCGGTCCCTGACAGCACCTCGCTGAAATGGCAGCAGGTGCCCGGCACCCAAGGCGCTGTCAGCTACGCCAATGTCGAAGGCGACCTCTTCGGCAAGGGGCCGTATTCGGCCTACGTGAAGTTCCGCAAAGGCACCGACAATGGACTGCATACTCACAGCCAGACCCTGCCGACCGTGGTGTTGAGCGGAACCTTCTATGCGGTGATCGATGGCAAGCGGGTGGAGTACCCGGCAGGCGCCTACTACAAGCTGCCCGCCAACCTCGTGCATGAAAGTGGTTGCACCGCGGCTGCGGATTGCCTGCTGTTCCAGTACCAGGCCAATGCCTTCGACCTGAACCCGGTCAAAGGCTGA
- the pbpC gene encoding peptidoglycan glycosyltransferase PbpC (penicillin-binding protein 1C) — MPSLARPRLTRLLRRVTVSVLLGMALLWLADRIWPLPMPGDDLARVVLAEDGTPLWRFADADGVWRYPVSPQEVSPLYLEALLAYEDRWFYHHPGVNPMALARAAWLNLRGGRVVSGGSTLSMQVARLLDPHDRTLPGKLRQLWRTAQLEWHLSKDEILQLYLNRAPFGGTLQGVAAASWAYLGKSPKHLTPAEAALLAVLPQAPSRLRPDRHPERAQRARDKVLQRLAEYQVWPAQRIDEAREEPLLLAPRQEPALAPLLARRLNTPNSPPLIRTTLDAALQRRLEDLLMGWRARLPERTSAALLVVETQSMAVRAYLGSIDLNDERRFGHVDMVHALRSPGSTLKPFLYAMAMDDGLIHSESLLQDVPRRYGDYRPGNFSMGFSGPVSASSALALSLNLPAVQLLEAYGPKRFAAQMRMGGMPLVLPPLAEPNLSLILGGAGSRLEDLVGGYAALARGGLSAQVRLQPQDPLVERRLLSSGSAWITRRILSGLARPDRDPHAELVQRPQLAWKTGTSYGFRDAWSVGVGPRYLIGVWIGRPDGTPVPGQFGLASAAPLMLQVHDLLSNRDSQRGIEVPVEPVPASVGVAAICWPLGQPMNRQDPNCRRQRFAWTLEATTPPTLQAADQPLGLGLRETVWLNEQGLRVDASCPGAKAQDIALWPAPLEPWLPRVERRAARLPAVDPACPPQVVSSAPPLSIVGVRSGDNLRRPATSHEPLQLLVSALGGAGRRWWFLNGQPMGETQGQDSLPVRFEQAGSIELSALDESGETARVQFQVSE; from the coding sequence ATGCCAAGCTTAGCGCGCCCGCGCCTGACCAGGCTGCTGCGGCGTGTTACCGTCAGCGTGCTGCTGGGCATGGCCCTGCTGTGGTTGGCCGACCGTATCTGGCCATTGCCCATGCCAGGCGACGACCTGGCGCGGGTGGTGTTGGCCGAGGACGGCACACCGCTGTGGCGCTTCGCCGACGCCGACGGCGTGTGGCGCTATCCGGTCAGCCCGCAGGAAGTCTCGCCGCTGTACCTTGAAGCCCTGCTCGCCTACGAGGACCGCTGGTTCTATCATCACCCCGGCGTCAACCCCATGGCCCTGGCCCGGGCTGCCTGGCTCAACCTGCGTGGCGGGCGGGTGGTGTCCGGCGGCAGCACCTTGTCGATGCAGGTGGCGCGCCTGCTCGACCCGCACGACCGCACCTTGCCCGGCAAGCTGCGCCAGCTGTGGCGCACGGCGCAGCTGGAGTGGCACCTGTCCAAGGACGAGATCTTGCAGCTGTACCTCAACCGGGCACCGTTCGGCGGCACCTTGCAGGGCGTGGCAGCGGCCAGTTGGGCGTACCTGGGCAAGTCGCCGAAACACCTGACTCCGGCCGAAGCCGCGTTGCTCGCCGTGCTGCCCCAGGCGCCGAGCCGGCTGCGTCCGGACCGCCACCCTGAACGCGCCCAACGCGCCCGGGACAAGGTGCTGCAGCGCCTGGCCGAGTACCAGGTATGGCCAGCCCAGCGCATCGATGAGGCGCGTGAAGAGCCGCTGTTGCTGGCGCCACGCCAGGAGCCGGCGCTGGCGCCGCTGCTGGCCCGGCGCCTGAATACGCCGAACAGCCCGCCACTGATCCGTACCACCCTGGATGCCGCCTTGCAGCGCCGCCTCGAAGACTTGCTGATGGGCTGGCGTGCCCGCCTGCCCGAGCGCACCTCGGCGGCGTTGCTGGTGGTCGAGACACAGAGCATGGCCGTGCGCGCGTATCTCGGCTCCATCGACTTGAACGATGAGCGCCGTTTCGGTCACGTGGATATGGTCCACGCCCTGCGTTCGCCCGGTTCGACCCTTAAGCCGTTCCTCTACGCCATGGCCATGGATGATGGCCTGATCCACTCCGAATCGCTGTTGCAGGATGTGCCGCGGCGCTACGGTGACTACCGCCCCGGCAACTTCTCCATGGGCTTCAGCGGCCCGGTGTCGGCCAGCTCGGCGCTGGCACTGTCGCTGAACCTGCCGGCGGTGCAACTGCTCGAGGCCTATGGCCCGAAACGTTTCGCCGCGCAGATGCGCATGGGGGGGATGCCGCTGGTGCTGCCGCCGCTGGCCGAGCCGAACCTGTCATTGATCCTCGGTGGCGCAGGCAGCCGGCTGGAGGACCTGGTCGGTGGCTATGCCGCGCTGGCCCGTGGTGGGCTGAGCGCGCAGGTACGCCTGCAACCCCAGGACCCGCTGGTGGAGCGCCGCTTGCTGTCGTCGGGTTCGGCCTGGATCACCCGGCGCATTCTCAGCGGTCTGGCCCGGCCGGACCGTGACCCCCACGCCGAGCTGGTGCAGCGCCCGCAATTGGCCTGGAAAACCGGCACCAGCTACGGCTTTCGCGATGCCTGGTCGGTGGGCGTCGGCCCGCGCTACCTGATCGGTGTGTGGATCGGCCGCCCCGACGGCACCCCGGTGCCGGGCCAGTTCGGCCTGGCCTCGGCGGCCCCTTTGATGCTGCAGGTGCATGACCTGTTGAGCAACCGCGATAGCCAACGCGGTATCGAAGTGCCGGTCGAGCCGGTGCCGGCGTCGGTCGGTGTGGCGGCGATCTGCTGGCCGTTGGGCCAGCCGATGAACCGCCAGGACCCCAACTGCCGTCGCCAGCGCTTCGCCTGGACCCTCGAGGCCACCACGCCACCGACCTTGCAGGCCGCCGACCAGCCTTTGGGCCTGGGCTTGCGCGAGACGGTGTGGCTCAACGAGCAAGGACTGCGTGTCGATGCATCGTGTCCTGGAGCCAAGGCCCAAGACATTGCCTTGTGGCCGGCCCCGCTCGAGCCGTGGTTGCCCCGGGTCGAACGTCGAGCGGCGCGGCTGCCGGCCGTTGACCCCGCCTGTCCACCGCAGGTGGTGAGCAGCGCGCCACCGCTGTCGATCGTCGGTGTGCGCAGTGGCGACAACCTGCGCCGCCCGGCCACCAGCCACGAGCCGTTGCAGTTGCTGGTGTCGGCATTGGGCGGGGCAGGGCGGCGCTGGTGGTTCCTCAATGGACAGCCCATGGGCGAGACCCAAGGGCAGGACAGCTTGCCGGTAAGGTTCGAGCAGGCCGGGAGCATCGAGTTGAGTGCTTTGGATGAAAGCGGTGAAACGGCGCGGGTGCAGTTCCAGGTCAGCGAGTGA